The Candidatus Edwardsbacteria bacterium genome has a segment encoding these proteins:
- a CDS encoding GxxExxY protein → MVDAAIKVHKALGPGLLESAYQQCLIYELKKRGLKVDSEVAMPVTYDGMKIDAGYRMDIVVDGLIVIENKTVEKIMPIHQAQLLTYLKLSGMNLGFLFNWNVTIMKDGIKRIVNNL, encoded by the coding sequence ATAGTTGATGCAGCCATCAAGGTGCACAAGGCGCTTGGGCCAGGTCTGTTGGAATCAGCCTACCAGCAATGTTTGATATATGAGTTAAAGAAAAGAGGGCTGAAGGTGGATTCTGAGGTGGCAATGCCTGTAACGTATGATGGGATGAAGATCGATGCGGGTTATAGAATGGATATTGTGGTAGATGGGTTAATAGTAATTGAAAATAAAACAGTTGAAAAAATAATGCCAATACACCAGGCCCAGTTGTTGACTTATCTGAAACTAAGCGGGATGAACTTAGGTTTTTTATTTAATTGGAACGTAACGATCATGAAAGATGGCATCAAACGTATTGTCAATAACCTATAA
- the panC gene encoding pantoate--beta-alanine ligase, producing the protein MKIIKTIKQVRQIIALQKKRGKRIGFVPTMGALHHGHLSLIRLARKNSDFVVVSIFVNPTQFGPKEDYKKYPRNLKKDAALCQSAGADLIFSPNVKEVYPEGFSTFINVEGLTLGLCGASRPGHFRGVATVVSKLFNIVQPDAAVFGQKDAQQLAVIRQMTKDLDLPVKILGGPIVREADGLAMSSRNAYLTLEERKQAVALSRALYLAQLKVRNGVKVVKAVKAEMVKLLYRDAPLGEIDYIEIVDNVSLKPVKLIQGNTLIAIAIKFPNARLIDNTVIK; encoded by the coding sequence ATGAAGATAATTAAAACCATAAAACAAGTCAGACAGATCATTGCTCTGCAGAAGAAGCGGGGCAAGCGGATAGGCTTTGTGCCCACCATGGGGGCGTTGCACCACGGGCATCTGTCACTGATACGGCTGGCCAGGAAGAATTCGGACTTTGTGGTGGTTTCTATTTTTGTGAATCCCACCCAGTTCGGCCCCAAGGAGGATTACAAGAAATATCCCCGGAACCTGAAGAAGGATGCCGCGCTCTGCCAGTCCGCCGGGGCCGATCTGATCTTTTCCCCAAATGTCAAAGAAGTCTATCCCGAAGGTTTTTCCACATTTATTAATGTCGAAGGGTTGACCCTAGGGTTATGCGGGGCCTCGCGACCCGGACATTTCAGGGGCGTGGCCACGGTGGTAAGCAAACTGTTCAACATCGTCCAGCCGGACGCGGCGGTCTTCGGGCAGAAGGACGCCCAGCAGCTGGCGGTGATCAGGCAGATGACAAAGGACCTGGACCTGCCGGTGAAGATCCTCGGCGGGCCGATAGTCCGGGAAGCGGACGGCCTGGCCATGAGCTCGCGCAATGCGTATCTGACATTGGAGGAAAGGAAGCAGGCGGTGGCTCTGAGCAGGGCGCTATACTTGGCGCAACTAAAAGTAAGAAACGGGGTAAAGGTGGTAAAGGCAGTAAAGGCGGAGATGGTCAAGTTGTTGTATCGTGATGCGCCGCTGGGGGAGATAGATTATATCGAGATCGTCGATAACGTATCTTTAAAACCTGTAAAACTAATTCAGGGTAATACTCTGATCGCAATTGCTATCAAATTTCCCAATGCTCGCCTAATTGATAATACGGTGATAAAATGA
- a CDS encoding DUF1858 domain-containing protein: MMEKITRDMTIMDVVNKYPQSIKVFFEHGLFCIGCNVAYRETVEQGAAAHGIDVDELMAKLNQSLPEETAKK; encoded by the coding sequence ATGATGGAAAAGATAACCAGGGATATGACCATCATGGATGTGGTCAATAAATATCCCCAAAGCATAAAGGTATTTTTCGAGCATGGACTTTTTTGCATCGGCTGCAACGTGGCTTATCGGGAGACGGTGGAGCAGGGGGCGGCAGCCCATGGCATTGATGTCGATGAATTGATGGCAAAGCTCAATCAGTCTTTGCCCGAGGAGACGGCAAAAAAATGA
- a CDS encoding aspartate 1-decarboxylase translates to MFRILCKSKIHRATLSGANLHYSGSIAVDELLMEAADILPNEIVQVVNINNGNRFETYVIKAPKRSGTITLNGAAARLGLAGDKIIIISSCYKEDAEARKHKPKIVCVDDRNRIAKKTKL, encoded by the coding sequence ATGTTCCGCATTCTCTGCAAATCCAAGATCCACCGCGCCACCCTAAGCGGGGCCAACCTGCACTACTCCGGCTCCATCGCCGTCGACGAACTGCTGATGGAAGCGGCCGACATCCTGCCCAACGAGATCGTGCAGGTGGTGAATATCAACAACGGGAACCGCTTCGAGACCTATGTCATCAAGGCCCCCAAGAGGTCCGGCACCATCACCCTCAACGGGGCGGCGGCGCGGCTGGGCTTGGCCGGCGACAAGATCATCATCATCTCCTCCTGCTACAAGGAGGACGCCGAGGCCAGGAAGCACAAACCGAAGATCGTTTGCGTGGACGACAGGAACCGCATCGCCAAAAAGACCAAGCTATGA
- the panB gene encoding 3-methyl-2-oxobutanoate hydroxymethyltransferase has protein sequence MNTDKVTTRTLLKMKQKGEKIASLTAYDFLTARLLDECGIDLILVGDSAAMVFAGYENTLPITMEAMLYHTAAVKRGVKRAMVVADMPFLSYQTSIADAAYNAGRFLKESGAEAVKIEGGRVAAPIVKNLVERGIPVMGHLGLTPQSIHKFGGYQLQAKDKESAERLLAAAKALESAGCFAIVLEKIPHQVAQKVSQELSIPTIGIGAGPHCDGQILVVDDMDGRFEDFVPKFVRQYAHIAKDMRQAFKGYIGDVKGKSFPNMEESFSEE, from the coding sequence ATGAATACCGATAAAGTAACCACCCGGACACTGCTTAAAATGAAGCAGAAGGGCGAGAAGATAGCCAGCCTGACGGCCTACGATTTTCTTACCGCCCGGCTGCTGGATGAGTGCGGGATAGACCTGATCCTGGTGGGCGACTCGGCGGCCATGGTCTTCGCCGGCTACGAGAACACCCTGCCGATCACCATGGAGGCCATGCTGTACCATACCGCCGCGGTCAAGCGCGGGGTCAAGCGGGCCATGGTGGTGGCCGACATGCCGTTCCTTTCCTACCAGACCTCCATCGCCGACGCGGCCTACAACGCCGGCCGGTTCCTCAAGGAATCGGGGGCCGAGGCGGTCAAGATCGAGGGCGGCCGGGTGGCGGCCCCCATCGTCAAGAACCTGGTGGAGCGCGGCATCCCGGTGATGGGCCACCTGGGGCTGACCCCCCAGTCCATCCACAAGTTCGGGGGCTACCAGCTGCAGGCCAAGGACAAGGAGTCGGCCGAGCGCCTGCTGGCGGCGGCCAAGGCCCTGGAGAGCGCCGGCTGTTTCGCCATAGTGCTGGAGAAGATCCCCCACCAGGTGGCCCAGAAGGTCAGCCAGGAACTCAGCATCCCCACCATCGGCATAGGGGCCGGGCCGCACTGCGACGGGCAGATCCTGGTGGTGGACGACATGGACGGGCGGTTCGAGGACTTTGTCCCCAAGTTCGTGCGGCAGTATGCTCACATAGCCAAGGACATGAGGCAGGCGTTCAAGGGGTACATCGGGGATGTCAAGGGGAAGAGTTTTCCGAACATGGAGGAGAGTTTCTCGGAGGAATAG
- a CDS encoding HAD family hydrolase has translation MNQFITFDLWETLIADSPELDGSRAEYRVKNIHSLLSQMQPGIDINDIYRAHEKTWQECSVLWEKARDLAFPDQVRLFVGLIGGNLLTTLNQRDFQTIAEAYSGAVLQFRPRLIAGARETLAQLAYRGCKMGLICNTGRTPGFILRKLLEDYDILRYFNSALFSDETIIRKPDAAIFETALRELGADRGQTVHVGDSWENDILGARASGIRTVWVSPQGQGPGGCPVIKSVAELPEALDKI, from the coding sequence ATGAACCAGTTCATCACCTTTGACCTCTGGGAGACCCTGATCGCCGATTCGCCGGAACTGGACGGCAGCCGGGCCGAATATCGGGTAAAAAACATTCATTCTCTGCTGTCGCAAATGCAGCCCGGGATAGATATCAATGACATATACCGGGCCCACGAAAAAACCTGGCAGGAATGTTCGGTCTTATGGGAAAAAGCCCGGGACCTGGCCTTTCCCGACCAGGTCCGGCTTTTTGTTGGGCTGATAGGCGGCAATTTATTGACCACACTGAACCAACGCGATTTCCAGACGATTGCAGAGGCTTACTCCGGAGCCGTCCTTCAATTCCGGCCCCGGCTGATCGCAGGCGCCCGGGAGACATTGGCCCAGCTGGCTTACCGGGGTTGCAAGATGGGACTGATCTGTAATACCGGAAGGACTCCCGGGTTCATATTGAGAAAGCTGCTTGAAGATTATGATATATTAAGATACTTTAATAGCGCCCTGTTCTCAGACGAGACCATCATCCGCAAGCCCGACGCCGCAATTTTTGAAACGGCCCTCCGGGAGCTGGGGGCCGATAGGGGGCAGACGGTACATGTGGGGGACAGCTGGGAGAATGACATCCTGGGAGCCCGGGCCTCCGGGATCAGGACGGTTTGGGTCTCCCCTCAAGGCCAGGGACCGGGTGGTTGCCCGGTTATCAAAAGCGTTGCCGAACTGCCGGAGGCTTTGGATAAAATCTGA